One region of Pseudoalteromonas galatheae genomic DNA includes:
- a CDS encoding transketolase, with translation MSYPELTEFARTMRQKILDISYHSGTSTHIGGALSMTDVMAVLYGKVLNFDAQDPRWPERDRFILSKGHGVLGFYPALLGAGIISQEVFDTFQQNGSDLIAHPVMNLDLGIESSNGSLGHGISMAVGIAFAAKKQAKPFHTYTLVGDGETNEGSVWEAAMLASHLKLDNLTAIIDYNKQQNDGFGKDVLHIDNMAERFRAFGWHVIEVDGHDIDAIVEAFEEDPLNKPKAIVANTIKGKGVSFMEGDNSWHHNRLTKTNYEAAVAALNNSNNERSDNGNNV, from the coding sequence ATGAGTTATCCAGAATTAACTGAGTTTGCACGTACCATGAGGCAAAAGATACTCGATATTAGCTACCACAGTGGCACATCTACTCATATTGGTGGTGCTCTGTCTATGACTGATGTCATGGCGGTACTCTACGGAAAAGTACTTAATTTTGACGCCCAAGATCCTCGCTGGCCAGAACGAGACCGTTTCATTTTAAGTAAGGGCCACGGTGTACTTGGATTTTATCCTGCACTGCTTGGCGCAGGCATCATTTCTCAAGAAGTTTTTGATACCTTTCAACAAAATGGCAGTGATCTAATCGCCCACCCCGTGATGAATCTTGATTTAGGGATTGAGTCCTCTAATGGTAGTTTGGGTCACGGCATATCAATGGCGGTCGGAATCGCTTTCGCGGCTAAAAAACAAGCAAAGCCTTTTCATACCTATACATTAGTTGGTGATGGTGAAACCAATGAAGGCTCCGTATGGGAAGCTGCAATGTTGGCATCCCACCTAAAACTGGACAACCTAACCGCTATCATAGACTACAACAAACAACAAAATGATGGCTTTGGAAAAGATGTACTTCACATCGACAATATGGCAGAACGATTTCGTGCTTTTGGCTGGCATGTTATTGAAGTTGACGGTCATGATATTGATGCCATTGTTGAAGCTTTTGAAGAAGATCCTCTAAATAAGCCTAAAGCCATCGTCGCTAATACGATTAAAGGAAAAGGTGTTTCTTTTATGGAGGGCGATAACTCATGGCATCACAATCGTCTAACTAAAACTAATTACGAAGCAGCTGTCGCTGCCCTCAATAATTCAAATAACGAAAGGAGCGACAATGGAAATAACGTCTAA
- a CDS encoding transketolase family protein: MEITSKSARQWARLGPRGVYGQAILAIADKHDDLMVMSADLASSSGLERFRTTYPDKFLNAGIAEQNMIGVAAGLAKEGYNVFASSFSPFIAMRASEQIRMNLGYMELNVKAVAIGGGISMGFLGNSHFGIEDMAVMRAIPNLTVVSPADCVEVVKLVESAASFKGPMYIRLTGTANCPIVYTDDYEFEIGKSILLREGADVTLIACGSMVYQSLQAAELLAEQGISASVINMHTIKPLDEARLQEIIAKGRPIITVEEHSKIGGLGSAIAEYLSPLGCGIRHLSVALPDAYIKTGDYDYMLGEQGLDAKSIAQKAETFLTK; encoded by the coding sequence ATGGAAATAACGTCTAAAAGTGCACGTCAGTGGGCAAGACTCGGTCCGAGAGGGGTGTATGGTCAAGCTATTCTTGCCATAGCAGATAAGCACGATGACCTTATGGTAATGTCAGCTGATTTGGCAAGTTCATCTGGGTTAGAACGTTTTCGCACGACCTACCCAGATAAGTTTCTTAATGCTGGTATTGCAGAGCAAAACATGATTGGCGTAGCAGCAGGACTTGCAAAGGAGGGGTACAATGTTTTTGCCTCTTCCTTTTCACCCTTTATCGCCATGCGGGCAAGCGAACAAATTCGAATGAATTTGGGCTACATGGAGCTAAATGTTAAAGCTGTCGCAATCGGTGGTGGAATAAGCATGGGCTTTTTGGGGAACTCTCACTTCGGAATCGAAGATATGGCGGTCATGCGTGCTATCCCAAATTTAACCGTTGTATCCCCTGCAGACTGTGTCGAAGTCGTGAAGTTAGTAGAATCTGCTGCCAGTTTCAAAGGCCCCATGTATATACGCCTCACAGGCACAGCAAACTGTCCAATCGTCTACACAGATGATTATGAATTTGAAATAGGAAAATCAATTCTGCTTAGGGAAGGGGCTGATGTAACTCTTATCGCTTGTGGCTCAATGGTTTACCAGTCTTTGCAGGCCGCCGAATTACTCGCGGAGCAAGGAATATCGGCATCCGTCATTAACATGCATACTATCAAACCTTTGGATGAAGCTAGACTGCAAGAAATCATCGCAAAAGGCAGACCTATTATCACCGTCGAGGAACACTCTAAAATTGGAGGCCTTGGTAGCGCCATTGCTGAATATTTATCGCCTCTGGGCTGTGGTATTCGTCACCTCTCTGTTGCCCTACCCGATGCATACATAAAAACAGGTGATTACGATTATATGCTTGGCGAGCAAGGGTTGGACGCAAAATCAATAGCTCAAAAAGCAGAAACATTTCTCACTAAGTAA
- a CDS encoding AAC(3) family N-acetyltransferase, with product MQFEHNHHSVTQALDNIVSAVQLSFNQCQSDVYWLSVDFRMLIAATGVKHTEAHKAAIYIVDSLVAQLKPNESLLVSSFYFSFPHSKAFSPYKSEVQTGAFGAMLLAQYPQHRVQQPFYSFLVFGHAYPSLTQNYIAKSTGPDSIFEWVIKNNTQLTCVGHHYVKSLSSIHHAEHCADVDYRYVKTFSGSLLLHNTKEQHIETQFYVRDLDTCDFSSLTHTGDRAFREAAVIESQLLSTLKRPLLIHSINLLCAHEMMLQDLNSGNNRYVDYFGPMKQEHEVITGKVADKLYTKELNALINTQSC from the coding sequence ATGCAATTTGAACATAATCATCATTCTGTCACTCAAGCGCTTGATAATATCGTATCAGCAGTACAATTGAGCTTTAATCAATGTCAAAGTGATGTATATTGGTTGTCAGTTGATTTTCGTATGCTGATTGCTGCAACAGGTGTAAAGCACACAGAAGCACACAAAGCGGCAATATATATTGTTGATTCATTGGTAGCACAACTCAAACCTAATGAGTCTTTACTTGTTTCGTCGTTTTACTTTAGTTTTCCTCACAGTAAAGCGTTTTCTCCCTACAAGAGTGAAGTACAAACCGGTGCTTTTGGTGCAATGTTGTTAGCCCAATATCCGCAACACAGAGTTCAACAACCATTTTATTCATTTTTAGTTTTTGGCCACGCCTACCCCTCCCTCACACAAAATTATATCGCTAAAAGCACTGGACCCGATTCCATTTTTGAGTGGGTGATAAAAAACAACACTCAGCTCACCTGTGTTGGGCATCACTATGTAAAATCACTCTCAAGCATTCACCATGCTGAGCATTGTGCCGATGTTGATTATCGCTACGTCAAAACATTTTCAGGTTCACTGCTCTTACACAACACCAAAGAGCAGCACATTGAAACTCAGTTTTATGTTCGAGACTTAGATACCTGTGACTTTTCTTCTTTAACCCATACTGGAGATAGAGCTTTTAGAGAAGCAGCAGTTATTGAATCCCAACTCTTATCCACACTAAAAAGACCTCTTCTCATTCACAGCATCAACCTACTCTGTGCACATGAAATGATGTTGCAAGATCTAAATAGTGGAAACAATCGATATGTTGATTACTTTGGACCGATGAAACAAGAGCATGAAGTGATCACCGGAAAGGTCGCAGATAAACTGTATACCAAAGAGTTAAACGCGCTAATTAATACCCAAAGCTGCTGA
- a CDS encoding 3-hydroxyacyl-ACP dehydratase FabZ family protein, with protein MMMKTAEQISTALDITPPFLMIDNYELIEKGKTAIATKSISVDDWFFECHLPKSGVMPGTLQIEGMLQTLVLLIYDSFEHGEHRAYVNNINVKLMKAVTVTNCSELRYEATILSMRRGICKGEVIALCDGTKICVGTFSYASPHLMAVPKSAE; from the coding sequence ATGATGATGAAAACTGCGGAACAAATATCTACCGCTTTGGATATAACCCCCCCTTTTTTAATGATCGATAATTACGAGTTGATTGAGAAAGGGAAAACGGCTATTGCGACAAAGTCTATCTCAGTTGATGATTGGTTTTTTGAGTGTCATTTACCAAAATCTGGAGTCATGCCAGGCACATTGCAAATCGAAGGTATGTTACAAACGTTGGTGCTACTGATTTACGACTCTTTTGAGCACGGAGAGCATCGGGCTTATGTAAACAATATTAACGTTAAACTGATGAAGGCAGTCACAGTGACCAATTGCTCGGAGTTGCGCTATGAAGCAACCATACTTTCTATGAGAAGGGGGATATGTAAGGGCGAAGTAATTGCTTTGTGTGACGGCACAAAAATTTGCGTAGGCACATTTAGTTATGCTTCTCCACACTTAATGGCGGTACCTAAGTCAGCTGAATGA
- a CDS encoding YhdH/YhfP family quinone oxidoreductase, translating to MEKKPPREFAYRVKSLPVTHLPSSEVLVKVHYSSLNYKDILSCQGNPAVTRRFPHTPGLDASGVVEQSNSALFKRGDRVAVFCTPMGMHYQGGLAEYICVPAEWLIRLPENMCLEEVMVYGTAGYTAALAVEAIEKHGIDKSVSKVLVTGASGGLGSIAVLLLKHLGYDVEVSVTRENGKVFLENLGVTAVVDLNASDVKTTQNLLPSRWQAVIDVAGGDVLACILKQVSENGIVVSTGLVAGTHFETNVLPFILRGISLIGINAEGTSVESRKSLLIKLASIWRSSALCDVYKKVKLAGVSCAIENFKEQNIYGRVVVDMEAK from the coding sequence GTGGAAAAAAAACCTCCAAGAGAATTTGCATATCGAGTTAAAAGCTTGCCAGTAACACATCTACCTAGTTCTGAAGTACTCGTAAAAGTGCACTATTCCTCTTTAAATTATAAAGATATTTTATCCTGCCAGGGCAATCCTGCTGTGACTCGCCGCTTCCCTCATACTCCGGGGCTTGATGCAAGTGGGGTAGTTGAGCAATCAAATTCAGCTCTTTTTAAAAGAGGCGATAGAGTAGCTGTGTTTTGCACACCAATGGGGATGCATTATCAGGGCGGTCTTGCAGAGTATATATGCGTACCCGCTGAATGGCTCATCCGATTGCCAGAAAATATGTGCCTAGAGGAAGTAATGGTATATGGAACCGCTGGGTATACAGCGGCACTTGCCGTTGAAGCAATCGAAAAGCATGGTATCGACAAGTCAGTTAGTAAGGTGCTGGTAACTGGAGCCAGCGGTGGTCTTGGCAGTATCGCTGTATTACTTCTCAAGCATCTTGGTTATGACGTTGAAGTGAGTGTAACTCGGGAAAATGGTAAAGTTTTCCTTGAGAATTTAGGGGTCACTGCTGTTGTTGATTTAAATGCGTCAGATGTGAAGACGACACAAAACTTATTGCCCTCAAGGTGGCAGGCAGTCATAGATGTGGCTGGTGGAGATGTGCTCGCTTGTATTTTAAAGCAGGTATCAGAGAATGGCATTGTTGTGAGCACAGGGCTTGTTGCGGGGACGCATTTTGAGACAAATGTATTACCTTTTATTCTTCGTGGGATTAGCCTAATAGGTATCAACGCGGAAGGAACCTCGGTCGAAAGTAGAAAAAGTCTACTGATAAAACTGGCCTCAATTTGGCGAAGTTCTGCGCTTTGCGATGTCTACAAAAAAGTGAAATTAGCAGGGGTCAGTTGTGCTATTGAAAACTTTAAGGAGCAGAATATATATGGCAGAGTTGTAGTGGATATGGAGGCTAAATGA
- a CDS encoding acyl carrier protein yields the protein MSNLEKYNQAFITAFDITEAQLTDDFGYQAIPEWDSVGHMGLVAELEDAFDIMLEMEDIIDFSSYGEGKNILKKYDVEVV from the coding sequence ATGAGTAACTTAGAAAAGTACAATCAGGCCTTTATTACAGCTTTTGACATCACTGAAGCACAGCTCACCGATGACTTCGGCTATCAAGCAATTCCAGAGTGGGACTCAGTCGGTCACATGGGACTAGTTGCAGAATTAGAAGATGCATTTGATATCATGTTAGAAATGGAAGATATCATAGACTTTAGTTCATACGGAGAAGGGAAAAACATACTTAAAAAGTATGATGTTGAAGTTGTATAA
- a CDS encoding DUF4910 domain-containing protein, whose protein sequence is MQYQESELFYSGLFDELFPILRSITGPGLRQSYDIFSRYMPLTVQSIPTGTSVFDWTVPQEWHCNDAYLLDPDGQKVADMKRLNLEVVNYSEPVNTEIELEELQNHLYSLPELPNAIPYVTSYYKKRWGFCVSQNIRDNLKPGIYKAVIDSEFVDGHLDIAQTVLEGESKKEILLSSYLCHPSMANNEISGPLVLLGLYHRIKHWPKRRYSYRFALHPETIGSLGLLHLEGDYLKENLVSGLVINCMGGEPEELVFKHSRNDNGLLDKLLYHLNEHGFHHQNIPFSPLSGSDERQYNSPGFQFPVCCVSRCFHAGYNEYHTSLDDKENMGIKPILDSIDKLEKILIALEQTATFENKFPYGEPNLGKRGLYPTLSFFSKERVGQLEELNHIRMLLNYSDGKHDTIDIANLSGCSVVDMESALSKLEQQSVLEML, encoded by the coding sequence GTGCAATATCAAGAGTCAGAGTTGTTTTATAGTGGCCTTTTTGATGAGCTTTTCCCCATATTACGTTCAATTACGGGACCAGGCTTGCGTCAGAGTTATGATATCTTCTCTCGTTATATGCCCTTGACAGTTCAGTCTATCCCGACAGGTACCTCGGTGTTTGATTGGACAGTTCCACAAGAGTGGCACTGTAATGATGCATACCTTCTAGATCCGGATGGGCAAAAAGTCGCCGATATGAAACGTTTAAATCTGGAAGTGGTAAATTACTCTGAGCCTGTAAATACTGAGATTGAGCTCGAAGAATTACAAAACCACCTTTACAGCCTTCCTGAATTACCGAATGCCATTCCATATGTGACCAGCTATTACAAAAAAAGGTGGGGGTTTTGTGTATCTCAGAATATTCGGGATAATTTAAAACCCGGCATATATAAAGCGGTCATTGACAGCGAATTTGTTGATGGTCATTTGGATATTGCACAGACTGTCCTTGAGGGAGAGTCAAAAAAGGAAATCCTGCTTAGTTCTTATTTATGTCATCCATCAATGGCAAATAATGAAATCAGTGGACCTTTGGTACTGCTCGGTTTATATCACCGAATTAAGCACTGGCCAAAGCGACGTTATTCGTATCGCTTTGCTTTGCATCCAGAAACAATTGGTAGTTTAGGGTTGCTTCATTTAGAGGGCGATTACTTAAAGGAAAATTTAGTTTCAGGTCTTGTAATTAACTGTATGGGTGGTGAGCCTGAAGAATTAGTATTCAAGCATAGTCGTAACGATAATGGATTGTTAGATAAACTGCTATATCACCTTAATGAACATGGCTTTCACCACCAAAACATTCCATTCAGTCCATTAAGTGGTTCAGATGAGCGTCAATACAATTCGCCAGGTTTTCAATTTCCAGTATGTTGCGTGAGTCGATGTTTTCATGCAGGTTACAATGAGTATCATACTTCGTTAGACGATAAAGAAAATATGGGGATTAAACCGATATTGGATAGTATCGACAAACTTGAGAAGATTCTTATTGCGTTGGAGCAGACAGCAACGTTCGAGAACAAGTTTCCTTATGGTGAACCAAATTTAGGCAAGCGAGGGCTGTATCCGACATTGAGCTTTTTCAGCAAAGAAAGAGTTGGCCAATTAGAAGAGTTGAATCATATCAGGATGCTACTCAATTATAGCGATGGAAAGCATGACACAATAGATATTGCGAACTTATCGGGTTGTAGTGTAGTAGATATGGAAAGTGCGCTCAGTAAACTGGAGCAACAAAGTGTTCTTGAAATGCTTTAG
- a CDS encoding SDR family oxidoreductase, which yields MENKQIAVVTGAFGGIGSAITKTLIEKDFFVVAIASERRNEADFDLWLNTLQINPAAVKPLFLDVTHAEQCHTAMVQVLQEFGNVDLLVNNAGITRDSAFKKMTHAQWSEVINTNLNSLFNMTNPVFAAMCAKKRGRIVNISSVNGLKGQFGQANYSAAKAGMIGFTKALAYEGARSGVTVNAVAPGYTETPMVSAMREDVLNSIKAQVPMQRLATPDEVAAAVAYLASKEAGYITGETLSLNGGLYMQ from the coding sequence ATGGAAAACAAACAAATTGCGGTGGTGACTGGTGCCTTTGGTGGGATTGGTTCTGCTATTACAAAAACACTCATTGAAAAAGATTTTTTTGTTGTCGCGATAGCAAGTGAAAGGCGTAATGAGGCCGACTTTGACCTCTGGCTTAACACGCTACAAATAAATCCAGCTGCGGTAAAACCCTTATTTTTGGATGTAACGCACGCTGAACAATGCCACACAGCGATGGTTCAGGTTCTACAAGAATTTGGTAATGTCGATCTACTCGTAAACAACGCCGGGATCACACGCGATTCAGCGTTTAAAAAAATGACCCACGCGCAGTGGAGCGAGGTGATCAACACCAATTTAAATTCCCTCTTTAATATGACCAACCCGGTCTTTGCGGCAATGTGCGCAAAGAAGCGAGGTCGTATCGTTAATATCTCTAGCGTTAATGGCCTAAAAGGTCAGTTTGGGCAGGCTAATTATTCCGCCGCAAAAGCAGGCATGATTGGGTTTACCAAAGCACTGGCCTATGAAGGTGCAAGAAGCGGTGTTACCGTCAATGCTGTAGCACCGGGCTACACAGAAACGCCTATGGTAAGCGCCATGCGTGAAGACGTGCTAAATAGCATAAAAGCACAAGTACCGATGCAGCGTTTAGCCACGCCTGACGAAGTTGCAGCCGCAGTTGCGTACTTAGCATCAAAAGAAGCCGGTTACATTACTGGCGAAACCCTGTCGCTCAATGGCGGCCTATATATGCAATAA
- a CDS encoding phasin family protein, whose amino-acid sequence MYSDLFKTFNEQTEQFFAPAVQFNQIVAKNIEALSKIQLHSAEQITKTSIEQLKQATEIKDAKSMMDFNASQLNALNALSQQMIQDGQKLSQLGQEFKDSLESLGKETLKTAKAQ is encoded by the coding sequence ATGTACAGCGATTTATTCAAAACATTCAACGAACAAACTGAGCAATTTTTTGCACCAGCGGTACAGTTTAACCAAATCGTGGCAAAAAACATCGAAGCACTATCCAAAATTCAGCTGCACTCGGCTGAGCAGATCACTAAAACATCCATTGAGCAGCTAAAGCAAGCGACTGAAATCAAAGATGCAAAATCTATGATGGATTTCAACGCAAGTCAGCTGAACGCGTTAAACGCTCTAAGCCAACAGATGATCCAAGATGGTCAAAAGCTTTCTCAATTAGGTCAAGAATTTAAAGACAGCTTAGAATCTCTTGGTAAAGAAACGCTAAAAACAGCGAAAGCGCAATAA
- the phaC gene encoding class I poly(R)-hydroxyalkanoic acid synthase — MGTQENIGQGLTAWWQYNQELWQLAATNFGKENPLQNALNEQNQADLQSWLSALNQQPETFIKQQNAWWQTQFAIFQNSFMPQTAGEKEDIISPERGDKRFIDPDWQENPWFNYLKQSYLWFGQSLQNTIENTPGLDPKLKERLAFFARQSVNSVSPSNFVSTNPELLKLTLESNGQNLFDGLARLKKDLAKSTEMLRVSMTNENAYTLGEDLACTPGRVVFQNHLFELIQYHPTTEQVHKTPLLIVPPFVNKYYILDLRADNSLVKWALEQGYTVLMMSWKNPDPSMANIAFDDYVVDGVLCALEQTEKQTGETQIHTVGYCIGGTLLTTCMAYIAAKRIKQRVKSATLLTTILDFSQPGELGAFINEPTINALEQYNNQNGVMSGHLLGTSFSMLRENSLYWNYFVNNYLKGKAPADLDLLYWNSDSTNLTAACHNFILRDLYLNNQLIEDKSVSIRGTKIDLSKVKQPVYFLSTRDDHIALWQGTFEGAKKLSSPLTFVLGESGHIAGVVNPPSANKYGYWFDGQGQENPAQWLASAKHESGSWWSHWAQWLHQINPEQVPARAAQSDEQPGIYDAPGEYVKQSI; from the coding sequence ATGGGCACTCAAGAAAATATTGGGCAAGGGTTAACTGCGTGGTGGCAATATAACCAAGAATTGTGGCAGCTCGCAGCGACAAATTTTGGTAAAGAGAATCCATTACAAAATGCATTAAATGAGCAAAACCAAGCCGACTTACAAAGTTGGCTCAGTGCACTCAATCAGCAACCGGAAACCTTTATTAAACAGCAAAATGCGTGGTGGCAAACTCAGTTTGCTATTTTTCAAAACAGTTTTATGCCACAAACTGCCGGTGAGAAAGAAGACATTATTAGCCCTGAGCGTGGAGACAAACGCTTTATAGACCCAGATTGGCAAGAAAATCCTTGGTTTAACTACCTTAAACAAAGCTATCTTTGGTTTGGACAATCGCTACAAAACACCATTGAAAATACTCCAGGTCTCGACCCAAAACTTAAAGAACGATTAGCGTTTTTTGCAAGACAGTCCGTGAATTCAGTATCACCGAGCAACTTTGTTTCAACTAATCCAGAACTACTTAAGCTGACGCTAGAAAGTAACGGGCAGAATCTATTCGATGGACTGGCACGCTTAAAAAAAGATTTAGCCAAAAGTACTGAAATGCTTCGAGTCAGCATGACTAATGAAAATGCGTATACACTTGGAGAAGACCTTGCTTGTACGCCAGGTAGAGTGGTATTCCAAAATCACTTATTTGAACTGATCCAATACCATCCAACTACAGAGCAAGTGCACAAGACTCCCCTGCTTATCGTGCCGCCATTTGTGAATAAATACTATATTTTGGACTTGAGAGCAGATAACTCCTTGGTTAAATGGGCACTTGAACAAGGGTATACCGTGTTAATGATGTCATGGAAAAACCCTGATCCAAGCATGGCAAATATTGCATTTGACGACTATGTCGTAGACGGTGTGCTATGTGCTTTAGAGCAAACCGAAAAGCAAACAGGTGAAACGCAAATCCATACTGTAGGTTATTGCATCGGCGGTACTCTACTCACTACATGTATGGCCTATATTGCTGCTAAACGCATAAAACAAAGAGTAAAAAGTGCAACCTTACTGACCACGATTTTAGATTTCTCGCAGCCAGGTGAACTTGGCGCATTTATCAATGAGCCCACCATTAACGCACTAGAGCAGTATAATAATCAAAATGGCGTGATGTCAGGGCATCTGCTCGGTACTTCTTTTAGTATGCTGAGAGAAAACAGCTTGTATTGGAATTACTTCGTTAATAACTACCTCAAAGGCAAAGCGCCTGCCGACTTAGATTTACTCTACTGGAATAGTGATAGTACAAATCTAACCGCGGCCTGCCACAACTTTATTTTACGAGACTTATATCTCAATAATCAGCTTATTGAAGACAAGTCTGTCAGTATTCGTGGCACTAAAATTGACCTCAGTAAAGTAAAACAACCTGTCTACTTCCTATCTACCCGTGACGATCATATTGCGCTGTGGCAAGGCACTTTTGAGGGGGCTAAAAAGCTCAGCAGCCCACTCACCTTTGTGCTTGGGGAGTCTGGCCATATTGCCGGAGTGGTCAACCCGCCAAGTGCAAACAAATATGGTTATTGGTTTGATGGACAAGGCCAAGAAAACCCCGCCCAGTGGCTTGCTTCGGCAAAACATGAAAGTGGATCATGGTGGTCACACTGGGCACAGTGGCTACATCAAATAAACCCAGAACAAGTGCCAGCCCGTGCCGCACAAAGTGATGAACAACCAGGAATTTACGATGCCCCTGGAGAGTACGTCAAACAGAGTATTTAA
- a CDS encoding glycine-rich domain-containing protein — MIGFLILVAAFVVFVGVLQYQKVKTIAHRRTFIQDYDLTHLRPKLSHHYPELTDEQLTQVEFGLKQFFQANLLLEDQSLAMPSRVVDALWHEFILHTQEYQSFCYEAFGRFLHHCPSEAMKGKNKAQLSLRKTWRACCSIERISPRRPAALPILFALDALLNIPNGYYYSATDFREPVTKGDSSSTTYAGHIGCTSMDSGDSSSSSSSSNSSCSSGSSCGSGCSS; from the coding sequence ATGATTGGCTTTCTTATACTTGTCGCAGCATTTGTGGTCTTTGTTGGTGTATTACAATATCAAAAAGTAAAAACGATAGCTCATAGACGTACGTTTATACAAGATTACGACCTCACGCATTTAAGACCCAAACTCAGTCACCATTATCCTGAGCTTACCGATGAGCAACTGACACAGGTTGAATTTGGTCTCAAGCAGTTTTTCCAAGCGAATTTATTGCTCGAAGATCAATCCTTGGCTATGCCCTCTCGGGTTGTCGATGCGCTGTGGCATGAATTTATTTTACACACTCAAGAGTATCAATCCTTTTGCTACGAAGCTTTTGGCCGTTTCTTACATCATTGCCCATCAGAAGCGATGAAAGGGAAAAACAAAGCGCAACTCAGCCTACGTAAGACATGGCGAGCCTGTTGTAGCATCGAGCGCATATCCCCGCGTAGGCCAGCTGCTTTACCAATATTATTCGCACTGGATGCCTTACTCAACATCCCAAATGGGTATTACTACTCAGCAACTGACTTTCGTGAACCTGTTACCAAGGGCGATTCCAGCAGCACAACCTATGCAGGTCACATCGGATGTACTTCAATGGATAGTGGCGACAGCTCCTCATCATCAAGTTCTTCAAACTCAAGTTGCAGTAGTGGCTCAAGTTGCGGCAGTGGCTGTAGCAGTTAG
- a CDS encoding DUF4920 domain-containing protein, producing MKINKLLCGFVVTLFVSTADAKTNEFGGGANMNKLVTAADVLKNTERYTGSEITLSGEVVKVCKKRGCWMTLKVDNGEEINVKVRDGDMVFPMSAIGKRAYATGVLEQFELNIEKTKRYLAHRAHENGEVFDESEVTEGMSLVRLKPNAVTILATK from the coding sequence ATGAAGATAAACAAATTACTCTGTGGTTTCGTTGTCACACTTTTTGTATCAACAGCAGACGCTAAAACAAATGAATTTGGCGGTGGTGCGAACATGAACAAGCTCGTTACAGCTGCAGACGTACTGAAAAACACAGAGCGGTATACGGGAAGTGAGATCACGCTATCAGGTGAAGTGGTCAAAGTGTGTAAAAAGCGTGGTTGTTGGATGACGCTGAAAGTAGATAATGGCGAGGAGATAAACGTAAAGGTACGTGATGGCGATATGGTTTTCCCAATGTCTGCCATTGGTAAGCGCGCTTATGCGACCGGCGTCCTTGAGCAGTTTGAGTTAAATATTGAGAAAACCAAGCGTTATTTAGCCCACAGAGCACACGAAAATGGCGAGGTGTTTGATGAAAGCGAAGTTACCGAGGGAATGAGTTTAGTTAGGCTTAAGCCTAATGCAGTAACTATTCTAGCAACTAAATAA